The genomic window CTCGCCCGGCAGAACCACGGGCTGGTCACGCCAGTGCTCGCCGGCGTAGCCGGCCAAATCCTGTTCGCTGCGCCAGCGACTGACGTACAGCAACGAATCAGGCGGCGCGAGCAGTACCTCGTGGTCCACCAGCCCTGGGTAGCGGCTGGGAAACTCGCGTACCGCAGAGACGATCATGTCGCGGAACGCTTCGAAACGTTCAGGACGGATGCGTGCCTCACTCACCCTGATGATCACGGTCGTCAGGGTGTCACGTAAGCAGACGCGGCGCCATCTTCCTGCCGCGTGCGCTGAAGGCCCTCATCCCGCGGGCGGGCCGGCCGTCACTGCGTCCGGCCCGCGGTGGGGGATGAAGGCGTCGAGGCGGTAGCCGCCACCGTACGGTCCGGCGGAGAAGGTGCCGTCCAGCAGCTGAACCCGTTCTCCGATGCCGATCAGGCCGTTGCCGCCGCTCGGCGAGGGCCGCTCGTCACCGTTCACGGTCGGCGGGCCATTGGTGACCTGCACCTCGACGCCGTCGAGGCGGCAGTCGACCAGGACCTCGACCTGTGCTCCTGGGGCGTACTTGGCGACGTTGCTGAGGCCCTCCTGGACGATGCGGTGGATGGCGCGCTGCA from Streptomyces formicae includes these protein-coding regions:
- a CDS encoding antibiotic biosynthesis monooxygenase produces the protein MIIRVSEARIRPERFEAFRDMIVSAVREFPSRYPGLVDHEVLLAPPDSLLYVSRWRSEQDLAGYAGEHWRDQPVVLPGEAEYLVAPLQVRHFTLAPLG